A window of the Cystobacter fuscus genome harbors these coding sequences:
- the ftsA gene encoding cell division protein FtsA — protein MAKQKSGEIIVGLDIGTTKICAIVGELTDSGIDIIGIGTHPSKGLRKGVVVNIEATVSSIRRAVEEAELMAGAEISHVYTGIAGGHIKGFNSQGIVAVKDKEVREADIARVIDAAKAVAIPLDREVIHVLPQEFIIDDQGGIKEPLGMAGVRLEAKVHIVTGAVSSAQNIVKCANRTGLNVADIVLQPLASAEAVLGEDEKELGVCLVDIGGGTTDIAIFSGGSIVHTAVIALGGNNLTSDIAIGLRTPAHEAERIKQKFGCALASLVDKDETIEVPSVGGRQPRVLGRQILCEILEPRVEEIFQLVHREIQKCGYEDLLASGVVITGGSTLLAGMPELAEEVIGLPVRRGMPRGIGGLVDVVKSPMYATGVGLVVYGARHLDRKMFRIRDENVYKKVKGRMREWLEDIF, from the coding sequence ATGGCGAAGCAGAAGTCCGGGGAGATCATCGTCGGCCTCGATATCGGCACGACGAAGATCTGCGCGATCGTCGGGGAGCTGACCGACAGCGGGATCGACATCATCGGTATCGGCACGCACCCGTCGAAGGGTCTGCGCAAGGGCGTGGTGGTCAACATCGAGGCGACCGTGTCCTCCATCCGCCGCGCGGTGGAGGAGGCCGAGTTGATGGCCGGCGCGGAGATCTCCCATGTGTACACGGGCATCGCCGGTGGCCACATCAAGGGCTTCAACTCGCAGGGCATCGTCGCGGTGAAGGACAAGGAGGTGCGCGAGGCGGACATCGCGCGCGTCATCGACGCGGCCAAGGCCGTGGCCATTCCGCTCGACCGCGAGGTCATCCACGTGCTGCCCCAGGAGTTCATCATCGATGACCAGGGCGGCATCAAGGAGCCCCTGGGCATGGCGGGCGTGCGGCTGGAGGCCAAGGTGCACATCGTCACCGGCGCCGTGTCCAGCGCGCAGAACATCGTCAAGTGCGCCAACCGCACGGGCCTCAACGTGGCGGACATCGTCCTGCAGCCGCTCGCCTCGGCCGAGGCGGTGCTGGGCGAGGACGAGAAGGAGCTGGGCGTGTGCCTCGTCGACATCGGCGGGGGCACCACCGACATCGCCATCTTCTCCGGCGGCTCCATCGTGCACACCGCCGTCATCGCCCTGGGCGGCAACAACCTGACGAGCGACATCGCCATCGGCCTGCGCACCCCGGCCCACGAGGCCGAGCGGATCAAACAGAAGTTCGGCTGCGCCCTGGCCTCGCTCGTGGACAAGGACGAGACCATCGAGGTGCCCAGCGTGGGCGGCCGTCAGCCGCGCGTGCTCGGCCGGCAGATCCTCTGTGAGATTCTCGAGCCGCGCGTGGAGGAGATCTTCCAGCTCGTGCACCGGGAGATCCAGAAGTGCGGCTACGAGGATCTGCTCGCCTCGGGCGTGGTCATCACCGGTGGCTCCACGCTGCTGGCGGGCATGCCGGAGCTGGCCGAGGAGGTCATCGGGCTGCCGGTGCGCCGGGGCATGCCGCGCGGCATCGGCGGGCTGGTGGACGTGGTGAAGAGCCCCATGTACGCCACCGGCGTGGGCCTGGTCGTCTATGGCGCCCGGCACCTGGACCGGAAGATGTTCCGCATCCGCGACGAGAACGTCTACAAG
- a CDS encoding cell division protein FtsQ/DivIB produces MAFGKSKNRRHQDVAQKKAAMAGAVRTHGPGVLKAIVLTGLTCALVWGGIELRRWALTSPFFLLKETSFSGLHRAHPGELLKLSGLTVGQNLWTLDVDSLERAMATHPWVRDVQVRRHFPASVSVEVSEHVPAALVVLNDLYLLNEEGKPFKRLQPEDGLDLPLVTGVDREAYLADEAKAHERLLEALAMVAAYTSARSEKSERLSEVRVTDDGLVLMLSDGTQVRMGEGATEEKLQRLARVREGLKGKGLSAEVIHLDNRARPGWVAVKISSPVSERNGTSAQ; encoded by the coding sequence ATGGCATTCGGCAAGAGCAAGAACCGGCGTCACCAGGACGTCGCCCAGAAAAAGGCGGCGATGGCGGGAGCCGTGCGCACGCACGGGCCCGGGGTGCTCAAGGCCATTGTCCTCACCGGTCTGACATGCGCCCTGGTCTGGGGCGGCATCGAGCTGCGGCGCTGGGCGCTCACCTCGCCCTTCTTTTTGCTCAAAGAAACGTCCTTCAGCGGGTTGCACCGGGCGCACCCGGGCGAGCTGCTCAAGCTGTCCGGGCTCACGGTGGGGCAGAACCTGTGGACCCTGGACGTGGACTCGCTCGAGCGCGCCATGGCCACCCACCCCTGGGTGCGCGACGTGCAGGTGCGGCGCCACTTCCCCGCCAGCGTGTCCGTGGAAGTCTCCGAGCACGTGCCGGCGGCGCTGGTGGTGCTCAACGATCTGTACCTGCTCAACGAGGAAGGCAAGCCCTTCAAGCGGCTGCAGCCCGAGGACGGGTTGGACCTGCCGCTCGTCACCGGGGTGGACCGGGAGGCCTACCTCGCCGACGAGGCCAAGGCGCACGAGCGTCTGCTCGAGGCCCTGGCCATGGTGGCGGCGTACACGTCCGCGCGCTCCGAGAAGAGCGAGCGCCTGAGCGAGGTGCGTGTCACGGACGACGGGCTGGTGTTGATGTTGTCGGATGGGACGCAGGTGCGGATGGGGGAGGGGGCGACGGAGGAGAAGCTCCAGCGGCTCGCGCGGGTGCGCGAGGGGCTCAAGGGCAAGGGGCTGTCCGCGGAGGTCATCCACCTGGACAACCGGGCTCGGCCCGGCTGGGTGGCGGTCAAGATTTCGAGTCCCGTGTCCGAGAGGAACGGGACGTCGGCGCAGTAG
- a CDS encoding D-alanine--D-alanine ligase, with protein MSTLSKDELKRKRVGVLLGGLSSEREVSLRSGAAVAKALRGLGYDVVEIDVGRDLPARLVAEKVEVAFIALHGRYGEDGCVQGLLECMFIPYTGSGVMASSLGMDKVFAKQVFIAHGIPTPAWRAFSSRDAALAAVDSLPFSLPVVVKPSREGSSVGVHLCKTREAYLAAVEDVSQRAGSILVEQYIKGREVQGGVLDDQALGVIEVVAAREFYDYEAKYKSGGTTQYLFPAPLPPEQYARVNEVCLGAHRALGCSGGSRSDVILTPSGDVFLLETNTLPGMTESSLLPKIAAGTGIDFPSLCERLLQGASVKA; from the coding sequence ATGAGCACCCTGTCCAAGGATGAGCTGAAGCGGAAGCGGGTCGGTGTGTTGCTCGGGGGTCTGTCCTCCGAGCGCGAGGTGTCGCTGCGCTCCGGGGCCGCGGTGGCCAAGGCCCTGCGGGGGCTCGGCTACGACGTGGTGGAGATCGACGTGGGCCGCGACTTGCCCGCGCGACTGGTGGCGGAGAAGGTGGAGGTGGCCTTCATCGCCCTCCACGGCCGCTACGGCGAGGACGGCTGCGTGCAGGGCCTGCTCGAGTGCATGTTCATCCCGTACACGGGCAGCGGCGTCATGGCCTCGTCCCTGGGCATGGACAAGGTCTTCGCCAAGCAGGTCTTCATCGCCCACGGCATCCCCACGCCGGCCTGGCGCGCCTTCTCCTCGAGGGACGCGGCCCTCGCCGCCGTGGACTCGCTGCCCTTCTCCCTGCCCGTCGTCGTCAAGCCGTCGCGCGAGGGCAGCAGCGTGGGCGTCCACCTGTGCAAGACGCGCGAGGCGTACCTCGCCGCCGTGGAGGACGTCTCCCAGCGCGCCGGCTCCATCCTGGTGGAGCAGTACATCAAGGGGCGCGAGGTGCAGGGCGGCGTCCTGGATGACCAGGCCCTGGGCGTCATCGAGGTGGTGGCCGCGCGGGAGTTCTACGACTACGAGGCCAAGTACAAGTCCGGGGGCACCACCCAGTACCTCTTCCCCGCGCCCCTCCCGCCCGAGCAGTATGCCCGGGTGAACGAAGTGTGCCTCGGCGCCCATCGCGCCCTGGGTTGTAGTGGCGGCTCTCGTTCGGACGTCATCCTGACGCCCTCGGGGGACGTCTTCCTGCTGGAGACCAACACGCTGCCGGGAATGACCGAGTCCAGCCTGCTGCCGAAGATCGCCGCGGGCACTGGCATCGACTTCCCCTCGCTGTGTGAGCGGCTGTTGCAAGGGGCCTCTGTCAAGGCCTGA
- the murB gene encoding UDP-N-acetylmuramate dehydrogenase, with the protein MVAVLSSSLPDRVGRLSGCDVTAGAPLAPLTSVRVGGPAEALVRPRSPEALLALLRLVREEGVPLTVLGGGANTLVGDGGIAGVTVKLPGDLFPEVADVGAEAGRLTLGAGSAIVRLCNVMRAQGLVGAEFLAGIPGTLGGAVTMNAGTKNGECFRVVEAVEVATADGLGWLTKSDIPHGYRHTELPRGGVVTRVRFLLRKGDLEASKKVMDEDLAYRKRSQPLSQPNFGSVFANPPGDFAGRLIESVNLKGHIIGRAQVSLLHANWIVNLGGATARDVLSLLTLMQERVKQERGVVLQPEVKRVGVFLP; encoded by the coding sequence ATGGTGGCCGTTCTCTCCTCGTCCCTGCCCGATCGGGTGGGGCGCTTGTCGGGCTGTGACGTGACGGCGGGAGCCCCGCTCGCGCCCCTCACGAGCGTGCGCGTGGGTGGTCCCGCCGAGGCGCTCGTCCGTCCGCGCTCGCCCGAGGCGCTGCTGGCGCTCCTGCGCCTGGTGCGCGAGGAGGGCGTGCCCCTCACGGTGCTCGGCGGTGGTGCCAACACGCTCGTGGGCGATGGCGGCATTGCCGGCGTCACCGTGAAGCTGCCGGGGGACCTCTTCCCCGAGGTGGCGGACGTGGGCGCCGAGGCGGGCCGGCTCACGCTGGGCGCGGGCTCGGCCATCGTGCGGCTGTGCAACGTGATGCGCGCGCAGGGCCTCGTGGGCGCGGAGTTCCTCGCGGGCATCCCGGGCACGCTCGGCGGCGCGGTGACGATGAACGCGGGCACCAAGAATGGCGAGTGCTTCCGCGTGGTGGAGGCCGTGGAGGTGGCCACGGCGGACGGACTCGGGTGGCTGACGAAGTCGGACATCCCCCATGGCTACCGCCACACCGAGCTGCCCCGGGGCGGCGTGGTGACGCGGGTGCGCTTCCTCCTGCGCAAGGGGGACCTCGAGGCGTCCAAGAAGGTCATGGACGAGGATCTCGCCTACCGCAAGCGCTCGCAGCCGCTCAGCCAGCCCAACTTCGGCAGCGTCTTCGCCAATCCCCCGGGCGACTTCGCCGGGCGGCTCATCGAGAGCGTGAATCTCAAGGGCCACATCATCGGCCGCGCGCAGGTGTCGCTCCTGCACGCCAACTGGATCGTCAACCTGGGCGGAGCGACCGCCCGCGACGTGCTCTCCCTGCTCACGCTCATGCAAGAGCGCGTGAAGCAGGAGCGAGGCGTCGTTCTTCAACCTGAAGTCAAGCGCGTGGGAGTCTTCCTGCCATGA
- the murC gene encoding UDP-N-acetylmuramate--L-alanine ligase, whose product MTNHRSVRTASLFKTRHAAHVHFVGVGGIGMSGIAEVLLNLGYRVSGSDLKASDITRRLSQLGATLFEGHRAENLVHADVVVISSAVRKDNPEVVSARQRKIPVIPRAEMLAELMRLKYAVAVAGSHGKTTTTSMVATVLSAAGLDPTAVVGGKVNVLDSNAKLGKSELMVVEADESDGSFLHLHPSITIVTNIDPEHMDHYGTLDNLKDAFTSFCNRVPFYGLNVLCLDNPNVQSLLPRMEKRFVTYGSSHMADYRLEGVRLEGFSTRFEAFRRDEPLGEFRVRMVGAHNALNALAVIAAAEEMDVPLDVVRGALAEFGGVQRRFTVRAEVAGVTIVDDYGHHPTEVQATLAGARRAFGRRLVVAFQPHRYTRTHDLFTDFATSFNDADMLFVSSVYAAGEEPIPGATADALVEAIQAHGHRDVTFVEKRTDLARALLPRLREGDLVVTLGAGDITQVGPELAELIRQHGLGKGD is encoded by the coding sequence GTGACGAACCACCGCTCCGTGAGGACCGCGAGCCTCTTCAAGACCCGTCATGCCGCGCACGTGCACTTCGTGGGAGTTGGTGGCATCGGCATGAGCGGCATCGCCGAGGTGCTGCTCAACCTCGGCTACCGCGTGTCGGGCTCGGATCTCAAGGCCAGCGACATCACCCGCCGGCTGAGCCAGCTGGGCGCCACGCTCTTCGAGGGCCACCGGGCGGAGAACCTCGTCCACGCGGACGTGGTGGTCATCTCCTCGGCGGTGCGCAAGGACAACCCCGAGGTCGTCAGCGCGCGTCAGCGCAAGATTCCCGTCATCCCCCGCGCGGAGATGCTCGCCGAGCTGATGCGGCTCAAGTACGCCGTCGCCGTCGCGGGCAGCCACGGCAAGACGACCACCACCTCCATGGTGGCCACCGTGCTGTCCGCCGCGGGTCTGGATCCCACGGCGGTGGTGGGTGGCAAGGTGAACGTGCTCGACTCCAACGCCAAGCTGGGCAAGAGCGAGCTGATGGTGGTGGAGGCCGACGAGAGCGACGGCAGCTTCCTGCACCTGCACCCGTCCATCACCATCGTCACCAACATCGATCCGGAGCACATGGATCACTACGGCACGCTGGACAACCTGAAGGACGCCTTCACGTCCTTCTGCAACCGGGTGCCCTTCTACGGGCTCAACGTCCTGTGCCTGGACAACCCCAACGTGCAGTCGCTCCTGCCGCGCATGGAGAAGCGCTTCGTCACCTACGGCAGCTCGCACATGGCGGACTACCGGCTGGAAGGCGTGCGGCTCGAGGGCTTCTCCACCCGCTTCGAGGCCTTCCGGCGCGATGAGCCGCTCGGGGAGTTCCGCGTGCGCATGGTGGGCGCGCACAACGCGCTCAACGCCCTGGCCGTCATCGCCGCGGCCGAGGAGATGGACGTGCCCCTGGACGTGGTGCGCGGCGCGCTGGCCGAGTTCGGCGGCGTGCAGCGGCGCTTCACCGTGCGGGCCGAGGTGGCGGGCGTCACCATCGTGGACGACTACGGCCATCACCCCACCGAGGTGCAGGCCACGCTCGCGGGGGCCCGGCGCGCCTTTGGCCGTCGGCTCGTGGTGGCCTTCCAGCCCCACCGCTATACGCGCACGCACGACTTGTTCACCGACTTCGCCACCTCCTTCAACGACGCGGACATGCTCTTCGTCTCCAGCGTCTACGCCGCGGGCGAGGAGCCCATCCCCGGCGCCACGGCGGATGCCCTCGTGGAGGCCATCCAGGCCCACGGCCACCGCGACGTCACCTTCGTGGAGAAGCGCACGGACCTGGCGCGGGCCCTGCTGCCGCGGCTGCGCGAGGGGGACCTGGTGGTCACCCTGGGCGCGGGGGACATCACCCAGGTGGGGCCGGAACTCGCGGAGCTGATCCGCCAACACGGACTGGGGAAGGGCGACTAG
- the murG gene encoding undecaprenyldiphospho-muramoylpentapeptide beta-N-acetylglucosaminyltransferase translates to MKVLIAGGGTGGHLYPGIALAEEVVTRHHANQVVFVGTTRGLEARVVPREGYPLETIQARGLKGKGLVGFVKGLFALPMSFVESFRILQRHKPDVVVGVGGYSSGPVVLAAALLGIPTAVQEQNALPGLTNKLLGKFVRVVFTAFEGASAFFPTGKVQLVGNPIRRKLMDNFLLAHVAHETFALLVFGGSLGARGINQRMLDALDHLGDLKGQLHIVHQTGKNDLETVRQGYAAKGFDAEVVEFIDDMSSAYARASLVVCRAGATTLAELMVAKKASILIPFPFATDNHQEVNAQALVASGAALMYRESELTGEKLASEIRRLKNEPERLRQMEKKAGLMGRPEAAKELADVLVDLMVKKYGPDGRAEARGEDPRAKKPGGSKKPKPEGGNSSSGSNEKQV, encoded by the coding sequence GTGAAGGTGCTCATCGCGGGAGGCGGCACGGGAGGCCATCTCTACCCGGGCATCGCCCTGGCCGAGGAGGTGGTGACGCGGCACCATGCCAACCAGGTGGTGTTCGTCGGTACCACGCGCGGCCTGGAGGCCCGGGTCGTTCCCCGTGAGGGCTACCCCCTGGAGACCATCCAGGCGCGCGGCCTCAAGGGCAAGGGCCTGGTGGGATTCGTCAAGGGCCTGTTCGCCCTGCCCATGTCCTTCGTCGAGTCCTTCCGCATCCTCCAGCGCCACAAGCCGGACGTGGTGGTGGGCGTGGGCGGCTACTCCAGTGGGCCGGTGGTGCTCGCGGCGGCCCTGCTCGGCATCCCCACCGCGGTGCAGGAGCAGAACGCGCTGCCGGGGCTCACGAACAAGCTGCTCGGCAAGTTCGTGCGCGTCGTCTTCACCGCCTTCGAGGGCGCGAGCGCCTTCTTCCCCACGGGCAAGGTGCAGCTCGTGGGCAACCCCATCCGCCGCAAGCTGATGGACAACTTCCTGCTCGCGCACGTGGCCCACGAGACCTTCGCGCTGCTCGTCTTCGGCGGCAGCCTCGGCGCCCGTGGCATCAACCAGCGCATGCTCGACGCCCTGGACCACCTGGGCGACTTGAAGGGCCAGCTCCACATCGTCCACCAGACGGGCAAGAACGACCTGGAGACGGTGCGCCAGGGCTACGCGGCCAAGGGCTTCGACGCCGAGGTGGTGGAGTTCATCGACGACATGTCGAGCGCTTATGCCCGCGCCTCGCTCGTCGTCTGCCGGGCGGGCGCCACCACGCTGGCCGAGCTCATGGTGGCCAAGAAGGCCAGCATCCTCATCCCCTTTCCCTTCGCCACCGACAACCACCAGGAAGTCAATGCCCAGGCGCTGGTGGCCTCGGGCGCCGCCCTCATGTACCGGGAGTCGGAACTCACCGGGGAGAAGCTGGCCTCGGAGATCCGCCGCCTCAAGAACGAGCCGGAGCGGCTGCGCCAGATGGAGAAGAAGGCCGGCCTGATGGGTCGCCCCGAGGCCGCCAAGGAGCTGGCGGACGTGCTCGTGGACCTGATGGTGAAGAAGTACGGTCCCGACGGGCGCGCCGAGGCCCGCGGAGAGGATCCCCGTGCGAAGAAGCCGGGTGGTAGTAAGAAGCCGAAGCCGGAGGGGGGGAATTCATCGTCGGGTAGCAACGAAAAACAGGTCTGA
- the ftsW gene encoding putative lipid II flippase FtsW: MKATAAVSSTAPVRFDALLLCAVLSLVSLGLVMVYSASAVMAQDKLGDSLYFLHRHLLAAGIGVVAMAVGMKVGWRRLARLAYPLLLVTLVLLVLVLIPGIGTTVGGARRWIRLPGFSLQPAEVAKFAWVVYLSYSLAKKREKVATFSVGFLPHLLLCGLLVGLCMLQPDFGSSVLLVFLLFALLFAAGTKLSYLVGSVLLALPLAYAAIATSPYRMKRVLAFLDPWAHRHDIGYQVAESLMSIGSGGLTGLGLGDGRQKLFFLPEAHTDFIFAIIGEELGLLGVGVLVGLYAIIIWRGIRASLAAPEAFGTYLGLGLTSIIAVQAAVNMCVAMGLLPTKGLTLPFVSYGGSSLVVLMGGAGVLLSLSASAQPGGGRTLRSSGDLREVAA; this comes from the coding sequence ATGAAGGCCACCGCCGCCGTGTCGTCCACCGCCCCCGTGCGGTTCGACGCGTTGCTCTTGTGTGCCGTGCTGTCGCTCGTCTCACTCGGCCTGGTGATGGTGTACTCGGCGAGCGCCGTCATGGCGCAGGACAAGCTGGGAGACAGCCTCTACTTCCTCCACCGCCACCTGCTGGCGGCGGGCATCGGCGTGGTGGCCATGGCGGTGGGGATGAAGGTGGGCTGGCGCCGGCTGGCGCGGCTCGCCTACCCGCTGCTGCTGGTGACGCTGGTGTTGCTGGTGCTGGTGCTCATCCCGGGCATCGGCACCACGGTGGGTGGGGCGCGGCGGTGGATCCGCCTGCCGGGCTTCAGCCTCCAGCCGGCCGAGGTGGCCAAGTTCGCCTGGGTCGTCTACCTCTCCTACTCGCTGGCGAAGAAGCGCGAGAAGGTGGCCACCTTCTCCGTGGGCTTCCTCCCCCACCTGCTGTTGTGCGGCCTGCTGGTGGGTCTTTGTATGTTGCAGCCGGACTTCGGGAGCTCGGTGTTGTTGGTGTTCCTGCTGTTCGCGCTGTTGTTCGCCGCGGGGACGAAGCTCAGCTACCTGGTGGGCTCGGTGCTCCTGGCGCTGCCCCTGGCCTACGCGGCCATCGCCACCAGCCCCTACCGGATGAAGCGCGTGCTGGCGTTCCTGGACCCCTGGGCCCACCGGCACGACATCGGCTACCAGGTGGCCGAGTCGCTCATGTCCATCGGCTCCGGGGGCCTCACGGGCCTGGGGCTGGGCGACGGGCGGCAGAAGCTCTTCTTCCTGCCCGAGGCCCACACCGACTTCATCTTCGCCATCATCGGCGAGGAGCTGGGCCTGCTGGGTGTGGGGGTGCTGGTGGGGCTGTACGCCATCATCATCTGGCGGGGCATCCGCGCGAGCCTCGCGGCCCCGGAGGCGTTCGGCACCTACCTGGGCCTGGGGCTCACCTCCATCATCGCCGTGCAGGCCGCGGTGAACATGTGCGTGGCCATGGGCCTGCTGCCGACCAAGGGTTTGACACTCCCCTTCGTATCCTATGGAGGCTCGTCCCTGGTGGTGTTGATGGGGGGCGCCGGTGTATTGCTGTCCCTCAGCGCGAGCGCGCAGCCCGGCGGCGGCCGTACCCTGCGCTCCAGCGGTGACTTGAGGGAGGTGGCGGCGTGA
- the murD gene encoding UDP-N-acetylmuramoyl-L-alanine--D-glutamate ligase: MTPDLKDAKVVVYGLAKSGLAAIRLLTRAGARVTALDARSAQALGDTARELEAQGVTLVTSPPPPGLLEAQRLVVVSPGVPLALPELQAVRAAGVPVWGEVELASRFLAHVPLLGITGTNGKSTTTALTGELFARGGRRTFVGGNLGRPLSEASLSPGDWDALVVELSSFQLEGIDTLRPRGAAILNLTPDHLDRYADHAAYGAAKARIFKNQAAGDFAVVNADDADVMRLAEAARVPVYGFSLTGRPVASAPVLAGLAVARSGGFGFTGVGEAGESFTLTNRALRGGHNAQNAMAAALLARLAGVSHEGVQAGLDSYPGLPHRLESVRVLEGVEWVNDSKATNVDSVLVALRAFSRDVLLIAGGKGKGAPYAPMVEEGRGKVKTVLTIGQDAELLARAYEGAATVHPCGTLAQAVRRARELAVPGDTVLLSPACASYDQFQNFEHRGDTFKRLVEEL, encoded by the coding sequence ATGACGCCCGACCTGAAGGACGCGAAGGTAGTCGTGTACGGGCTGGCCAAGAGTGGGCTGGCCGCCATCCGGTTGTTGACGCGGGCGGGCGCGCGGGTGACGGCGCTGGATGCGCGCAGCGCGCAGGCGCTGGGAGACACGGCGCGCGAGCTCGAGGCCCAGGGCGTCACGCTCGTCACGAGCCCCCCGCCGCCGGGCCTCCTCGAGGCGCAGCGGCTGGTGGTGGTGAGCCCGGGCGTGCCCCTGGCCCTGCCGGAGCTCCAGGCGGTGCGCGCCGCCGGGGTGCCCGTGTGGGGCGAGGTCGAGCTGGCCTCTCGCTTCCTCGCGCACGTGCCGCTGCTCGGCATCACCGGCACCAACGGCAAGAGCACCACCACGGCGCTCACCGGCGAGCTCTTCGCGCGCGGTGGCCGGCGCACCTTCGTGGGGGGCAACCTCGGGCGCCCGCTGAGCGAGGCCTCCCTGTCCCCCGGCGACTGGGACGCGCTGGTGGTGGAGCTGTCCAGCTTCCAGCTCGAGGGCATCGACACCCTGCGGCCCCGGGGCGCCGCCATCCTCAACCTCACGCCGGACCACCTCGACCGGTACGCGGACCACGCGGCCTATGGCGCGGCCAAGGCGCGCATCTTCAAGAACCAGGCGGCGGGTGACTTCGCCGTGGTGAACGCGGACGACGCGGACGTGATGCGGCTGGCCGAGGCGGCGCGGGTGCCCGTCTATGGCTTCAGCCTCACGGGGCGTCCCGTGGCGTCCGCGCCCGTGCTCGCGGGCCTGGCGGTGGCGCGCTCCGGGGGCTTCGGCTTCACGGGAGTGGGGGAGGCGGGCGAGTCCTTCACCCTCACCAACCGCGCGCTGCGCGGGGGCCACAACGCGCAGAACGCCATGGCGGCGGCGCTGCTGGCGCGGCTGGCCGGCGTGTCCCACGAGGGCGTGCAGGCCGGGCTGGACAGCTACCCCGGGCTTCCCCACCGCCTGGAGAGCGTGCGCGTGCTGGAGGGCGTGGAGTGGGTGAACGACTCCAAGGCCACCAACGTGGACTCGGTGCTGGTGGCCCTGCGGGCCTTCAGCCGGGACGTGCTCCTCATCGCGGGCGGCAAGGGCAAGGGCGCCCCCTATGCCCCCATGGTGGAGGAGGGCCGCGGCAAGGTGAAGACGGTGCTCACCATCGGTCAGGACGCGGAACTGCTCGCCCGGGCGTACGAGGGGGCCGCCACCGTCCACCCCTGTGGGACGCTGGCGCAAGCCGTCCGCCGGGCCAGGGAGCTGGCGGTTCCGGGCGACACGGTTCTTTTGTCACCCGCATGTGCATCGTACGATCAGTTCCAGAACTTCGAGCACCGGGGCGACACCTTCAAACGCCTGGTAGAGGAACTCTGA
- the mraY gene encoding phospho-N-acetylmuramoyl-pentapeptide-transferase, protein MLILLYEWLKDTDAGRLLNFLRYPTFRIVAAGVASLLLGMFVGPRLIAALRLKQHGQSNVREDTPDTHQKKKGTPTMGGALILLCIAVGTFVFADLRSHAVWAALVLTLGYGFIGFLDDWLKLSKRNSKGLAGRYKMVLQTVFFLIAVFGLMCSWTGPDGSFSGPRLLLDTKLTLPFVPTHRFNPDFGWFYVVFAWVVVVGTSNAVNITDGLDGLAIMPTIIAASAFAVLCYVAGSSIRLSNVETVDGVARLVAQPLWRYLGVPEVPGGAELSVFCASIVGAGISFLWFNAYPASVFMGDIGSLALGGALGGLAVLSKNEVVSAIIHGVFFAEILSVMIQVTSFKLTGKRVFKMAPVHHHFELKGMAEPKIIVRFWIVAILCSGVALLSIKLR, encoded by the coding sequence GTGCTCATCCTTCTCTACGAGTGGCTCAAGGACACGGACGCCGGGCGACTGCTCAACTTCCTGCGCTACCCCACCTTCCGCATCGTCGCGGCCGGGGTGGCCTCGCTGCTGCTGGGCATGTTCGTGGGTCCCCGGCTCATCGCCGCATTGCGGCTCAAGCAGCACGGGCAGAGCAACGTGCGCGAGGACACGCCGGACACGCACCAGAAGAAGAAGGGCACGCCCACCATGGGCGGCGCGCTCATCCTCCTGTGCATCGCGGTGGGCACCTTCGTCTTCGCGGACCTGCGCAGCCACGCGGTGTGGGCGGCGCTGGTGCTCACGCTCGGCTATGGCTTCATCGGCTTCCTCGACGACTGGCTCAAGCTGAGCAAGCGCAACTCCAAGGGGCTCGCGGGCCGCTACAAGATGGTGTTGCAGACGGTGTTCTTCCTCATCGCCGTCTTCGGCCTCATGTGCTCGTGGACGGGGCCGGACGGCTCCTTCTCCGGGCCCAGGCTGCTGCTCGACACGAAGCTCACGCTGCCCTTCGTTCCCACGCACCGCTTCAACCCGGACTTCGGCTGGTTCTACGTGGTGTTCGCCTGGGTGGTGGTGGTGGGTACCTCCAACGCCGTCAACATCACCGACGGCCTGGACGGCCTGGCCATCATGCCCACCATCATCGCGGCCAGCGCCTTCGCGGTGCTCTGCTACGTGGCGGGCTCCTCCATCCGCCTGTCCAACGTGGAGACGGTGGACGGCGTGGCGCGGTTGGTGGCGCAGCCCCTGTGGCGCTACCTCGGCGTGCCCGAAGTGCCCGGAGGCGCCGAGCTGTCCGTCTTCTGCGCCAGCATCGTGGGCGCGGGCATCTCCTTCCTCTGGTTCAACGCCTACCCGGCCTCCGTCTTCATGGGCGACATCGGCTCGCTCGCGCTGGGTGGCGCGCTCGGAGGGCTGGCGGTGTTGTCCAAGAACGAAGTGGTGTCCGCCATCATCCACGGGGTCTTCTTCGCGGAGATCCTCAGCGTGATGATCCAGGTGACGTCCTTCAAGCTCACCGGCAAGCGCGTCTTCAAGATGGCGCCCGTGCACCACCACTTCGAGCTCAAGGGCATGGCCGAGCCGAAGATCATCGTGCGCTTCTGGATCGTCGCCATCCTCTGTAGTGGCGTGGCCCTGTTGTCCATCAAGTTGCGTTAG